In Vitis riparia cultivar Riparia Gloire de Montpellier isolate 1030 chromosome 19, EGFV_Vit.rip_1.0, whole genome shotgun sequence, the following proteins share a genomic window:
- the LOC117908795 gene encoding probable LRR receptor-like serine/threonine-protein kinase At1g53430 — protein sequence MENLSLILLLFLGFFCFADFTSHAQDIPEDEVQALNTISSKLNISAKLNNSYWSVSQSSCRKGRDFNVNITSEIRSLVTCNCTFVNSTVCHVTNIQLKSLNLTGVLPAEFASLKYLQELDLTRNYFNGSIPTSFSRLPLVNLSLLGNRLSGSIPKEIGDIATLEELILEDNQLEGPLNENLGNLGRLRRLLLSGNNFTGTIPQNFRNLKNLIDFRIDGNNLSGKIPDLIGNWTKLDKLFLQGTSMEGPIPSTISQLKNLTELLISNLNGPSMSFPDLQDMKNMTRLALRDCLITGQIPPYLGEMKKLKILDLSFNRLTGQIPESLQSLDSIDYMFLNDNLLSGEVPRGILNWKENVDLSYNNFTGSPPSTCQQNDVNFVSSYSSSKSSTVQWCLKKDLPCPEKPRYHSFFINCGGGKMSFEGNEYDKDVDGRGASHFLADYLERWAYSSTGVFSKEDTAYLANNTSLKIIGPEFYQTARVAPNSLKYYGLCLQKGSYKVRLHFAEIMFTNDQTFSSLGKRIFDVSIQGNVVLKDFNIMEEAKGAGKGIYKDFNDVLVNGSTLEIHLYWSGKGTKAIPVRGVYGPLISAIAVTPNFDPNAGLSVGAIIGIVMASCVVLAFILALLWTKGYLGGKDLEDKELRALELQTGYFSLRQIKAATNNFDSANKIGEGGFGPVYKGVLSDGSIIAVKQLSSKSKQGNREFVNEIGMISALQHPNLVRLYGCCIEGNQLLLIYEYMENNSLARALFGREEHRLHLDWPTRKKICLGIARGLAYLHEESRLKIVHRDIKATNVLLDKDLSAKISDFGLAKLDEEENTHISTRIAGTIGYMAPEYAMRGYLTDKADVYSFGVVALEIVSGKSNTNYRPKEEFVYLLDWAYVLHEQGNILELVDPLLGSNYSEEEAAKMLNLALLCTNPSPTLRPSMSSVVSMLEGKIAVQAPIVKKGSMNQDMRFKAFEKLSQDSQSHVSAFSQESQVQGSISMNGPWMDSSVSLTSREDTRDHSSSSKLLPKLPDLYDVHLD from the exons ATGGAGAACTTGTCTCTTATTCTGTTGTTGTTTCTGGGTTTCTTTTGCTTTGCGGACTTCACATCCCACGCGCAAGATATACCGGAAGATGAAG TGCAAGCTCTTAACACAATATCctccaaattaaatatatctGCGAAATTAAATAACAGCTATTGGAGTGTCAGCCAGTCTTCTTGCAGAAAGGGTCGAGACTTCAATGTAAACATCACATCAGAGATTCGAAGCCTTGTCACCTGCAACTGCACTTTCGTCAACTCCACTGTTTGCCATGTGACAAACAT CCAGCTGAAGAGTCTTAATTTGACTGGAGTTTTACCTGCTGAATTTGCAAGTCTTAAGTATCTGCAAGAACT TGATCTCACCCGCAACTATTTCAATGGATCAATACCTACAAGTTTCTCTCGGCTTCCTCTTGTTAACCT GTCCCTTTTGGGGAACCGTCTATCTGGATCAATTCCTAAGGAAATCGGTGATATTGCTACACTTGAGGAGCT GATCTTGGAAGATAATCAACTAGAAGGACCACTTAATGAAAACCTTGGAAATTTGGGCCGTTTGAGGAGACT CCTTCTCTCTGGAAACAATTTTACAGGAACGATACCGCAAAATTTTCGCAATCTGAAGAATTTAATTGATTT TAGGATAGATGGGAATAATTTATCCGGGAAAATACCTGATTTAATTGGGAACTGGACCAAACTTGACAAACT GTTTCTTCAAGGCACATCAATGGAGGGCCCCATTCCTTCGACTATATCCCAGTTGAAAAACTTAACTGAGTT GTTGATATCTAATTTGAATGGACCAAGCATGTCTTTTCCTGATTTGCAGGATATGAAGAACATGACAAGATT GGCACTGAGAGATTGCTTGATTACTGGTCAAATCCCTCCCTATCTTggagaaatgaaaaaattaaaaatctt AGATCTGAGCTTCAACCGACTGACCGGTCAAATTCCCGAAAGCCTACAGAGTTTGGACTCTATAGATTACAT GTTTCTGAATGACAACTTGCTAAGTGGAGAAGTACCCAGAGGGATATTAAACTGGAAAGAAAACGT TGATTTATCTTACAACAATTTTACAGGATCACCTCCATCTACTTGCCAGCAAAACGATGT GAACTTTGTTTCCAGTTATTCATCTTCAAAGAGTAGCAC AGTACAATGGTGCTTAAAGAAGGACCTCCCATGCCCTGAAAAACCCAGAT ATCATTCCTTTTTTATCAACTGTGGAGGAGgcaagatgagttttgaagggAATGAATACGACAAGGACGTAGATGGAAGGGGTGCATCACATTTTCTTGCTGATTATTTAGAAAGATGGGCTTACAGTAGTACAGGGGTTTTCAGCAAAGAAGACACTGCTTACCTCGCCAATAACACATCTCTGAAAATAATCGGCCCAGAATTCTACCAAACAGCTCGCGTTGCTCCTAACTCACTCAAGTATTATGGGCTTTGCCTACAAAAGGGCAGTTACAAAGTGCGGCTCCACTTCGCTGAAATCATGTTTACTAATGATCAGACCTTTAGTAGCTTGGGGAAGCGCATTTTTGATGTTTCAATTCAA GGGAATGTAGTTTTAAAGGATTTTAATATTATGGAAGAAGCGAAAGGTGCTGGTAAGGGCATTTATAAGGACTTTAATGATGTTCTCGTTAATGGTAGCACTCTGGAGATCCACTTATACTGGTCAGGCAAAGGGACCAAAGCTATTCCAGTAAGAGGTGTTTATGGACCTCTTATATCCGCCATTGCAGTGACTCCAA ACTTTGATCCCAACGCTGGGCTATCTGTTGGAGCTATTATCGGCATTGTAATGGCTTCATGTGTGGTCCTTGCATTCATTTTGGCACTTCTATGGACGAAAGGTTACCTTGGAGGAAAAGACCTTGAAGATAAAG AACTCCGTGCTCTAGAGCTGCAAACCGGTTATTTCAGCTTACGACAGATCAAAGCTGCTACAAATAACTTTGACTCTGCAAACAAGATAGGTGAAGGCGGATTTGGGCCTGTTTACAAG GGTGTCCTGTCGGATGGTTCGATAATTGCTGTTAAGCAGCTCTCCTCTAAATCAAAACAAGGGAACCGAGAATTTGTAAATGAAATAGGCATGATATCTGCCTTACAACACCCAAATCTTGTGAGGCTTTATGGTTGTTGCATTGAAGGAAACCAGTTGCTGctaatatatgaatatatggAAAACAACAGCCTTGCCCGTGCGCTCTTTG GTCGTGAAGAACACCGTTTACATTTGGACTGGCCAACAAGAAAGAAGATTTGTTTGGGGATAGCAAGGGGACTCGCATATCTTCATGAGGAATCGAGATTGAAAATTGTTCATAGAGATATAAAGGCAACCAATGTGCTTCTTGATAAGGATCTAAGTGCTAAGATATCTGACTTTGGTTTGGCTAAGCTGGATGAAGAAGAGAACACCCACATCAGCACAAGAATAGCTGGAACAAT AGGATATATGGCTCCTGAATATGCAATGAGGGGTTACTTGACTGACAAAGCAGATGTATACAGCTTTGGAGTTGTTGCCCTTGAGATTGTCAGTGGGAAAAGCAACACCAATTACAGGCCAAAAGAGGAGTTTGTTTATCTTCTTGATTGG GCTTATGTACTACATGAGCAGGGAAACATTCTGGAACTCGTGGACCCACTTCTCGGTTCTAACTACTCTGAAGAAGAGGCAGCAAAGATGCTGAACTTGGCTCTCTTATGCACCAACCCATCTCCCACTCTCAGGCCATCCATGTCTTCTGTAGTGAGCATGCTCGAAGGCAAAATTGCTGTCCAAGCACCAATAGTCAAGAAGGGCTCAATGAACCAGGACATGAGGTTCAAAGCCTTTGAGAAACTGTCACAAGACAGCCAGTCTCATGTCTCAGCATTCTCCCAAGAAAGCCAGGTGCAAGGCAGCATATCAATGAACGGGCCGTGGATGGACTCCTCAGTTTCCCTTACCAGCAGAGAAGACACCCGCGACCATTCTTCATCAAGCAAGCTCCTTCCAAAACTCCCAGACCTCTACGACGTACATCTAGACTAA
- the LOC117908796 gene encoding probable LRR receptor-like serine/threonine-protein kinase At1g53440 isoform X2 encodes MDSSSLLLLLFLGFFCFSEFTSHAQLIPEDEVQTLRTISSKLNNGHWKLNRGQTSCSEGFNVTIAEDRSSNVTCNCTFNGGTVCHVVTILLKGLDLNGTLPDEFGDLPYLQVLDLSRNYINGSIPASFGRLSLTNLVLSANNFTGTIPENFHNLKNLIDFRIDGNNLSGKIPDWIGNWTKLEKLYLQGTSMDGPIPSIISQLKNLTELLISDLSGPTTSFPNLTDMNNLKTLVMRNCSITGEILEYIGNIESLKLLDLTFNRLNGTIPVSFKQENKEKTKLDFMFLSNNSLTGEVPSWIRSDTENKIDLSYNNFTGPHLDSCEYPVNLVSSYASSARNMTPWCLQKDLPCSGKAEHYSLYINCGGDKITSKGKKYEKDDGIEGASQFSIDSTNKWAYSSTGAFIGQTDNSYLAKNTSALNSEDAEIYQTARLAPISLKYYGLCLREGSYKVRLYFAEIMFSNNQTFGSLGRRLFDVSIQGNVVLKDFNIMEEAKGAGKGIYRDFDASVDGSTLEIHLYWTGKGTNSIPEKGVYGPLISAIAVTPNFDPNPGLSVGGIIGIVIASCVVLVLILVLLRMKGYLGGKDLEDRELRELGTGYFSLRQIKAATNNFDSANKIGEGGFGPVYKGVLPDGSVIAIKQLSSKSKQGNREFVNEIGMISALQHPNLVKLYGCCIEGNQLSLIYEYLENNCLARALFGRDEQRLNLDWPTRKKICLGIARGLAYLHEESRLKIVHRDIKATNVLLDKNLNAKISDFGLAKLDEDENTHISTRIAGTIGYMAPEYAMRGYLTDKADVYSFGIVALEIVSGKSNTNYRPKEEFVYLLDWAYVLHEQGNLLELVDPSLGSNYSEEEVMRMLNLALLCTNQSPTLRPPMSSVVSMLDGKIAVQAPTIKHDTMNPDMRFKAFEKLSLDSQSHVSAFSVDSQVQGSISLDGPWIDSSISLHSREETRDFSSSSKLLTGHQDLYSIHLN; translated from the exons ATGGATTCTTCGTCTCTTCTCCTCTTGTTGTTTctgggtttcttttgtttttctgaGTTCACATCCCATGCTCAACTTATTCCAGAAGATGAAG TGCAAACTCTTAGAACAATATCCTCAAAGCTAAACAACGGACATTGGAAGTTGAACAGAGGCCAAACTTCATGCAGTGAAGGCTTCAATGTAACCATCGCTGAGGATAGGTCCAGCAATGTCACATGCAACTGTACCTTCAATGGCGGAACTGTTTGCCATGTCGTAACCAT CCTGCTGAAGGGTCTTGATTTGAATGGAACTTTACCTGATGAGTTTGGAGATCTTCCTTATCTTCAAGTACT TGATCTCTCCCGCAACTATATCAATGGATCGATCCCTGCTAGTTTCGGTCGGCTTTCTCTTACCAATCT TGTTCTCTCTGCAAACAATTTCACAGGAACAATACCAGAAAATTTTCACAATCTCAAGAACCTAATTGATTT TAGGATAGATGGGAATAATTTATCTGGGAAGATACCAGATTGGATTGGGAATTGGACCAAACTTGAGAAACT GTATCTGCAAGGCACATCAATGGACGGGCCCATTCCTTCTATTATATCCCAGTTGAAAAACTTAACCGAGTT GTTAATATCTGATTTGAGTGGACCAACTACATCTTTCCCCAATTTGAcggatatgaacaacttaaaaaCATT GGTGATGAGAAATTGCTCCATTACAGGTGAAATCCTAGAATACATTGGAAATATTGAAAGTTTAAAACTTCT AGACCTGACCTTCAACAGACTGAATGGTACAATTCCAGTGAGCTTTAAGCAAGAAAACAAGGAGAAAACAAAACTCGATTTCAT GTTTCTCTCCAACAACTCACTGACTGGAGAAGTGCCCAGCTGGATAAGATCGGACACTGAAAACAAAAT TGATTTATCTTACAACAATTTTACAGGGCCACACCTTGATTCTTGCGAATACCCCGT GAACTTGGTCTCCAGTTATGCATCTTCAGCAAGAAACAT GACCCCTTGGTGCTTACAGAAGGATCTCCCATGCTCTGGAAAAGCCGAAC ACTATTCCTTGTATATCAATTGTGGAGGAGACAAAATAACTTCGAAAGGgaagaaatatgaaaaagacGATGGAATTGAGGGTGCATCACAGTTCTCTATTGACAGTACAAACAAATGGGCTTATAGCAGTACAGGGGCTTTCATAGGCCAAACGGATAATAGCTACCTAGCCAAAAACACATCTGCTTTGAACTCAGAGGATGCAGAGATCTACCAAACTGCTCGTCTTGCTCCCATCTCACTCAAGTATTATGGGCTTTGCTTGCGAGAGGGCAGTTACAAAGTGCGACTCTACTTTGCTGAAATCATGTTTTCTAATAACCAGACATTTGGTAGCCTTGGGAGGCGCTTGTTCGATGTTTCCATTCAA GGGAATGTAGTTTTGAAGGATTTTAATATCATGGAAGAAGCTAAAGGTGCCGGTAAGGGCATTTATAGGGATTTTGATGCTTCTGTTGATGGTAGCACTCTGGAGATCCACTTATACTGGACAGGCAAAGGGACTAATTCCATTCCGGAAAAAGGTGTATATGGACCTCTTATATCTGCTATTGCAGTGACACCAA ATTTTGATCCCAACCCGGGGCTGTCTGTTGGAGGTATCATCGGCATTGTGATAGCTTCATGTGTGGTCCTCGTATTGATTTTGGTACTCTTACGAATGAAAGGCTACTTAGGAGGAAAAGACCTTGAAGATAGAG AACTACGTGAGCTAGGGACTGGTTATTTTAGTTTACGACAGATCAAAGCTGCTACCAATAACTTTGACTCTGCAAATAAGATTGGTGAAGGTGGATTTGGGCCAGTTTACAAG GGTGTACTGCCAGATGGTTCAGTAATTGCTATTAAGCAGCTCTCTTCTAAATCGAAGCAAGGGAACCGAGAATTTGTAAATGAAATAGGCATGATATCTGCCTTACAACACCCAAATCTTGTGAAGCTTTATGGCTGTTGTATTGAAGGGAACCAGTTGTCGCTCATATACGAATATTTGGAAAACAATTGTCTTGCACGTGCACTTTTTG GTCGCGATGAACAGCGGCTAAATTTGGACTGGCCAACTAGGAAGAAGATATGCTTGGGGATAGCAAGGGGATTGGCATATCTTCATGAGGAGTCAAGATTGAAAATTGTTCATAGAGATATAAAGGCAACAAATGTGCTGCTTGATAAGAATCTAAATGCTAAGATATCCGACTTTGGCTTGGCTAAGCTGGATGAAGACGAGAACACCCATATCAGCACACGGATAGCTGGAACCAT AGGATACATGGCTCCTGAATATGCAATGAGGGGTTACTTGACCGACAAAGCAGATGTTTACAGCTTTGGAATTGTTGCTTTAGAGATTGTCAGCGGGAAAAGCAACACCAATTACAGGCCAAAGGAAGAGTTTGTTTATCTTCTTGATTGG GCTTATGTCCTGCACGAGCAGGGAAATCTTCTGGAGCTGGTGGATCCAAGTCTTGGTTCAAACTACTCAGAGGAGGAGGTGATGAGGATGCTGAACTTGGCCCTCTTATGCACCAACCAATCTCCCACTCTCAGGCCACCCATGTCCTCTGTAGTGAGTATGCTTGACGGCAAAATTGCAGTCCAAGCACCAACAATCAAGCATGATACTATGAACCCGGATATGAGATTCAAAGCCTTTGAGAAGCTCTCACTGGACAGCCAGTCTCATGTCTCAGCATTCTCTGTAGACAGTCAGGTCCAAGGCAGCATATCACTTGATGGACCATGGATTGATTCCTCAATTTCCCTCCATAGCAGAGAAGAAACAAGGGACTTTTCTTCATCAAGCAAGCTTCTTACAGGACACCAAGATCTTTACAGTATACATTTGAACTGA
- the LOC117908796 gene encoding probable LRR receptor-like serine/threonine-protein kinase At1g53440 isoform X1 — protein MDSSSLLLLLFLGFFCFSEFTSHAQLIPEDEVQTLRTISSKLNNGHWKLNRGQTSCSEGFNVTIAEDRSSNVTCNCTFNGGTVCHVVTILLKGLDLNGTLPDEFGDLPYLQVLDLSRNYINGSIPASFGRLSLTNLSLFGNRISGSIPNEISNISTLEELVLEANQLGEHLPPSLGKLSYLKRLVLSANNFTGTIPENFHNLKNLIDFRIDGNNLSGKIPDWIGNWTKLEKLYLQGTSMDGPIPSIISQLKNLTELLISDLSGPTTSFPNLTDMNNLKTLVMRNCSITGEILEYIGNIESLKLLDLTFNRLNGTIPVSFKQENKEKTKLDFMFLSNNSLTGEVPSWIRSDTENKIDLSYNNFTGPHLDSCEYPVNLVSSYASSARNMTPWCLQKDLPCSGKAEHYSLYINCGGDKITSKGKKYEKDDGIEGASQFSIDSTNKWAYSSTGAFIGQTDNSYLAKNTSALNSEDAEIYQTARLAPISLKYYGLCLREGSYKVRLYFAEIMFSNNQTFGSLGRRLFDVSIQGNVVLKDFNIMEEAKGAGKGIYRDFDASVDGSTLEIHLYWTGKGTNSIPEKGVYGPLISAIAVTPNFDPNPGLSVGGIIGIVIASCVVLVLILVLLRMKGYLGGKDLEDRELRELGTGYFSLRQIKAATNNFDSANKIGEGGFGPVYKGVLPDGSVIAIKQLSSKSKQGNREFVNEIGMISALQHPNLVKLYGCCIEGNQLSLIYEYLENNCLARALFGRDEQRLNLDWPTRKKICLGIARGLAYLHEESRLKIVHRDIKATNVLLDKNLNAKISDFGLAKLDEDENTHISTRIAGTIGYMAPEYAMRGYLTDKADVYSFGIVALEIVSGKSNTNYRPKEEFVYLLDWAYVLHEQGNLLELVDPSLGSNYSEEEVMRMLNLALLCTNQSPTLRPPMSSVVSMLDGKIAVQAPTIKHDTMNPDMRFKAFEKLSLDSQSHVSAFSVDSQVQGSISLDGPWIDSSISLHSREETRDFSSSSKLLTGHQDLYSIHLN, from the exons ATGGATTCTTCGTCTCTTCTCCTCTTGTTGTTTctgggtttcttttgtttttctgaGTTCACATCCCATGCTCAACTTATTCCAGAAGATGAAG TGCAAACTCTTAGAACAATATCCTCAAAGCTAAACAACGGACATTGGAAGTTGAACAGAGGCCAAACTTCATGCAGTGAAGGCTTCAATGTAACCATCGCTGAGGATAGGTCCAGCAATGTCACATGCAACTGTACCTTCAATGGCGGAACTGTTTGCCATGTCGTAACCAT CCTGCTGAAGGGTCTTGATTTGAATGGAACTTTACCTGATGAGTTTGGAGATCTTCCTTATCTTCAAGTACT TGATCTCTCCCGCAACTATATCAATGGATCGATCCCTGCTAGTTTCGGTCGGCTTTCTCTTACCAATCT CTCTCTTTTTGGAAACAGAATCTCTGGGTCGATTCCTAATGAAATCAGTAATATCAGTACACTTGAGGAGCT GGTCTTGGAAGCTAATCAGCTTGGAGAACATCTCCCTCCAAGTCTTGGAAAGTTGAGTTATTTAAAAAGACT TGTTCTCTCTGCAAACAATTTCACAGGAACAATACCAGAAAATTTTCACAATCTCAAGAACCTAATTGATTT TAGGATAGATGGGAATAATTTATCTGGGAAGATACCAGATTGGATTGGGAATTGGACCAAACTTGAGAAACT GTATCTGCAAGGCACATCAATGGACGGGCCCATTCCTTCTATTATATCCCAGTTGAAAAACTTAACCGAGTT GTTAATATCTGATTTGAGTGGACCAACTACATCTTTCCCCAATTTGAcggatatgaacaacttaaaaaCATT GGTGATGAGAAATTGCTCCATTACAGGTGAAATCCTAGAATACATTGGAAATATTGAAAGTTTAAAACTTCT AGACCTGACCTTCAACAGACTGAATGGTACAATTCCAGTGAGCTTTAAGCAAGAAAACAAGGAGAAAACAAAACTCGATTTCAT GTTTCTCTCCAACAACTCACTGACTGGAGAAGTGCCCAGCTGGATAAGATCGGACACTGAAAACAAAAT TGATTTATCTTACAACAATTTTACAGGGCCACACCTTGATTCTTGCGAATACCCCGT GAACTTGGTCTCCAGTTATGCATCTTCAGCAAGAAACAT GACCCCTTGGTGCTTACAGAAGGATCTCCCATGCTCTGGAAAAGCCGAAC ACTATTCCTTGTATATCAATTGTGGAGGAGACAAAATAACTTCGAAAGGgaagaaatatgaaaaagacGATGGAATTGAGGGTGCATCACAGTTCTCTATTGACAGTACAAACAAATGGGCTTATAGCAGTACAGGGGCTTTCATAGGCCAAACGGATAATAGCTACCTAGCCAAAAACACATCTGCTTTGAACTCAGAGGATGCAGAGATCTACCAAACTGCTCGTCTTGCTCCCATCTCACTCAAGTATTATGGGCTTTGCTTGCGAGAGGGCAGTTACAAAGTGCGACTCTACTTTGCTGAAATCATGTTTTCTAATAACCAGACATTTGGTAGCCTTGGGAGGCGCTTGTTCGATGTTTCCATTCAA GGGAATGTAGTTTTGAAGGATTTTAATATCATGGAAGAAGCTAAAGGTGCCGGTAAGGGCATTTATAGGGATTTTGATGCTTCTGTTGATGGTAGCACTCTGGAGATCCACTTATACTGGACAGGCAAAGGGACTAATTCCATTCCGGAAAAAGGTGTATATGGACCTCTTATATCTGCTATTGCAGTGACACCAA ATTTTGATCCCAACCCGGGGCTGTCTGTTGGAGGTATCATCGGCATTGTGATAGCTTCATGTGTGGTCCTCGTATTGATTTTGGTACTCTTACGAATGAAAGGCTACTTAGGAGGAAAAGACCTTGAAGATAGAG AACTACGTGAGCTAGGGACTGGTTATTTTAGTTTACGACAGATCAAAGCTGCTACCAATAACTTTGACTCTGCAAATAAGATTGGTGAAGGTGGATTTGGGCCAGTTTACAAG GGTGTACTGCCAGATGGTTCAGTAATTGCTATTAAGCAGCTCTCTTCTAAATCGAAGCAAGGGAACCGAGAATTTGTAAATGAAATAGGCATGATATCTGCCTTACAACACCCAAATCTTGTGAAGCTTTATGGCTGTTGTATTGAAGGGAACCAGTTGTCGCTCATATACGAATATTTGGAAAACAATTGTCTTGCACGTGCACTTTTTG GTCGCGATGAACAGCGGCTAAATTTGGACTGGCCAACTAGGAAGAAGATATGCTTGGGGATAGCAAGGGGATTGGCATATCTTCATGAGGAGTCAAGATTGAAAATTGTTCATAGAGATATAAAGGCAACAAATGTGCTGCTTGATAAGAATCTAAATGCTAAGATATCCGACTTTGGCTTGGCTAAGCTGGATGAAGACGAGAACACCCATATCAGCACACGGATAGCTGGAACCAT AGGATACATGGCTCCTGAATATGCAATGAGGGGTTACTTGACCGACAAAGCAGATGTTTACAGCTTTGGAATTGTTGCTTTAGAGATTGTCAGCGGGAAAAGCAACACCAATTACAGGCCAAAGGAAGAGTTTGTTTATCTTCTTGATTGG GCTTATGTCCTGCACGAGCAGGGAAATCTTCTGGAGCTGGTGGATCCAAGTCTTGGTTCAAACTACTCAGAGGAGGAGGTGATGAGGATGCTGAACTTGGCCCTCTTATGCACCAACCAATCTCCCACTCTCAGGCCACCCATGTCCTCTGTAGTGAGTATGCTTGACGGCAAAATTGCAGTCCAAGCACCAACAATCAAGCATGATACTATGAACCCGGATATGAGATTCAAAGCCTTTGAGAAGCTCTCACTGGACAGCCAGTCTCATGTCTCAGCATTCTCTGTAGACAGTCAGGTCCAAGGCAGCATATCACTTGATGGACCATGGATTGATTCCTCAATTTCCCTCCATAGCAGAGAAGAAACAAGGGACTTTTCTTCATCAAGCAAGCTTCTTACAGGACACCAAGATCTTTACAGTATACATTTGAACTGA